GGAAATTAACGGCTCTGTAGTTTGTAAAAAGATTATAGATAAAGTTATAAAAGGTTattaacgtatattataagcgagtgacccatataagcgagtgacccacttcCTTCGTGACATGACACCTTCGCACTCAACAACAATTTCCTCAACCATCCAAGATGCCTTCTAATTCAAATGAAGCCCAcataatcttagccctccaaGCGCTTCAAAACGACAAGAATCTAAGCGAACGAGCCGCAGCTAAGATCTATGGAGTCGATCGTAAGACTCTAGGGCGTCGGCGCGCTAGCCGGCCTACACGACGCGATACTATGCCCAAATCGAAAAAGCTCACTCAATctgaagaggatgctattgTTTAATACGTTATTGAGCTAtatacgcgagcttttccaccaagattacgtagtgtggaagatatagcTAACCAACtactacgcgtacgcgacgcgcaCCTTATTAGTAAGCTCTGGGTacataacttcgttaaacgctagccacagctccgtatacgttttacgcgtaaataCGATTACTAGAGGGCCAAGTGCGAGGATCTAAAGGTTATTACCGAGTGGTTTACGCTCGTACGGAACactaaggccaagtacggtattatagataacgatatttataacttcgacgagactaggtttataataggtattattTTCGCAGGTATAGTAATTATAACCTCGAACGGCCTTAGTAAAGTAAAACTAGCCTAGCCTAGTAACCGCAAATAGGTAACGGTAATTTAGGGAATTAATACCCTTAGCCGGGCTATCCTtccctttattattttaaccgTATAATATTACCTCGCCAACTAATATACCGAGTATAATCTACCGTTTATCTAGCGTATCGTAACCACCGATAATAGCTAGACTActaatccggtaggcctagattagATTAAGTacttcgactattatatagcgtcccgtataaaaggtaaataccggttactGATCCTCGATAGCCACGAAAGCTaccactcgaccgaattcgaaCGCTACTGCTAGCAGAATaacattattacgctctatatacctccacactcctcctacctcctccagccactcgatattAACTGCTTTGGGCCACTAAAataggcgtacggtcgctagatcgaggacttaatGCGCATATATATCAACTAtataagcaagctcgagttcctctataccttccgcgaggccttcttcgcctctataatagagaagaatatacagggtaGCTTTACGGGTGctagccttataccgtacgatccagagagggtaCTTTCTAAACTAGATATAAAGTTTTATACGCTAATACCTCCAAACTTACGGCCCGGCACTATATAACCTTAGGTCTCCCAGACActatataaccctcgagaagctaatTTACAAtcaacgcttattaagactcgTATTACTAACtatcaaaatagctccctAACTTTAATACTAGCTACGGTAaaccagcttactaagggtacAACGGCTATAATGTACCAGGTAGCTCTCCTTCGTGtagaggtctcttcgctccgtaaggctaATAAGGTAttaagtaagcgccggagagctaaaaaaatacgtgtgaggcttggagggtcacttactgtacaagaggcacaggatctactggatcagaaggccgtggatggggagggaatATAAGAAACGtagccggatagtagtaatgtagggggggctcgtacgaaggttcggtgctgtggtgtatgCGGTAAGCCTagccataatgcgcgcacttgccaggaggctgcagaagcatctgattcagctgtttctgatgtaattatagttaattccttgtgttgatgtggtgcaattgaggatggtttgtcagggtgtggtgggaggtgggtcactcgcttatatgggtcactcgcttataatatacgttagcGTATATTTAATTTGTAGAATTAGTAAGGTCTTTATACTCCTACTAACTATCTGCTTTTACTATTCgttttaaatatatattaaaaacTATCTCGGTAGTAGCCTTTATAATTTTAAAACTTTAAAGGATTTTGTAAAAATATTGTATTTAGTATTAATGGTGCGGAAAAATAATTTAGACCTAGCGGAAGGGACtattatagtatattaaaAATAGTTTATAGCGGGCTAGTGTGACAACCCTGGTATATGGACGAGAAGAACGATTGGTTGTGCAACCACGGGAGCAGGGACCAATCGGAGAAACACCCAGGAGAGCCAATCACAATAAGGAACGATGATCAGTGCGATCAGAGCACTGATCACACTGAGCAGGCCAGGCCTGGATAATCAGTATGCTCAGGACACTGATCAGAAGAATCACGGCTGGGGGAAgaagtctatatatacggaggaactggctagggtagatagacagttccgcagtatgcaattcacaacttgtatttacggtatcttgtgtttatattgagacatcttgttgtgcactgtttagctgcaccgaaccaattgtcagaagttaccttcaagccgtatccctttcagaggttctgtacaggggttcgtcacatgTATGCGGTAAGCCTGGCGATAATacgcgcacttgccaggaggctgcagaagtatctgattcagctgtttctgatgtaattatagttaattccttgtgttgatgtggtgtaattgaggatagtGTTCGTAAGGTGGTAGAgagtgcgcgactcgcttataatgtacgttaaaAGTGTTTCCAAAAGCCCCCTAATGCTCACAAAAGCTATACTCCTTCTCTCTCCACGTCGACTCGGCATTCTTTACAAACCCCGacctctccttcatcaaTTCCAGACGAtgctcctcggcctccttcctGGTCATCGGCAACGCATCTCCCAACTCCTGCCgcaccatctccaccagctcAGGGGGCAGTTTCCACGCTGAAGCCACTTTACCGCTCGCCATAGCCTCGGCAAGTTGCTCCTTTGCCAATCCCCTCTCAAGCAAAATCTGGGCCATCTCCGCCGGGATCTTTCCCTCAGACCCAGAGTCAGCTGAGCCGGCCCGGCCGCGGAACGTTAGATCAGCCCACCACTCAGCCTGCTGAGGCGGGACGTTGGCGGTGCTGATGATCCTCGTGAAGGGATCAACAAGCCAGAGGGCAATAAATCGCCTGTGCCCCGGTCTGGTCGGATCAGCGAGCTTGAACCCAGAGACCCGATGGTGGAACACATTGGGGAAAGCAAGCATCCTCCCCTGAGGAGTGAGCACGCTGCCGTAGTGCTGAAGACAAGCCGAGCCGGAGCCAGAACCAAAAAACGCGCCGTAGACGCTCTGCATCCAGTGAAAGCCGTCTTGTCCAATGTTTTCAAACGGGCCCTCGTCTTGTAGGTAATCGTCTGTGCAGGTGCGGAACTCGAGCTGGCTCTCGGTGATGTTTTCCGAGTCGAGGTAGTACAGCGCGGTGCCGACAATGTGCTCGTTCATCATGCCCTCGACGTGCCAGCCGCCAGCTGGGCACTCTGGTTTCTCGGGAGTGAGCTCGATGGAGGCCATCTTGACGATGATCTGAAGACCGGTGTCTTTGAACTTGTGGCGGAGGGTTCTCTTTGGGGTGACGTCGTACTTGACTTTGGGGATTTTGGACaagggtggtggcggagggaaGACAGGCTCGCCTTTGTCCTCTTTgtcttcgtcctcttcgtcttcgtcgttctcctcctccgcatcttccttttccaagCCCTCCTCGTCCGGATTGTGTATCTGCCAGTTTCCGACTCTCCCGACCCCCTTTTTGCTTTCATTGCTGGTCAAAGATTCCTTGGGCATCCAAAGCTCCTCATTTTCGTCATCAGGATTCTCAGGGATCATGCGAGGTTCCGTGCGGCCGGCGGCGATAGCCTTCCAACCACCATGGATCTGAGTCAGGCATTGGTCCCACATGGGCAGGGCCTTCTCAATCAGTTGTTCCAGGCTTCGGTAGATGCCCTTGTACTTGACTGGGTGCAGGTTGTTGATATAACTGGTGAATttcacccccccctcttcggTGAACTTGACGTTTGCCGGTAGCCACTGGTAGTCGTCGGACCAATAGCTGTATTCAACGTTTTTCCCAAACACAGACCCTCGAACGTTGGTCTGGGCACGGGTTTCGATCCACTTGGGGATAACAACACCCTTGCCAGCCCATTTATCGATGGCATCTTCCACTCCGACGACTTCGTCCTCGAAGAAACGCGAACGGCCGTAGACCAAGGGATACATGGATGGGTGGACAAGATCCTGGACCGTTTCGTTCGTGTTAGGATGCCAGTCTGGATTCACCGCTTGATCGGCCTGTAGACGATCAAACCCCTCTTTCAGAGCAGCCTGAAGCTGAGGAGACACAAGAGTGTCCGACTTGGCAGCCATGTAACTGGCATCGAGGGTGGGAACGAGGGATGTCCTCTTGAAGTATTCGGCTTTGTGGCGGAGCTCCTCGATGCAGTACTCGACCGAGGCCTGGTCGAGAACGTTTTTGGCTCTTTTTGGGTACCAACTGTGGTCTCCCGATGGGTCGCGTTGGATGTGGTCGATGCGGTTCCAGAGGTCCTCCTCAGGCCAGGCCAGAGCCTCCTTGCGCCACTTGTCGGCGATGGCATCGTCAAAGACCTTGACGTGCCAATCAGGCTTGTCGGACAGGCGGTCCATGACTAGCATCATGGCCACCTCCCGGACCGTGATGGGCGAGGATTTTTTCATGCAGTCTGGATGGATGCCCATGGGGTATTCGATGGCATTGTTGTCAGGGATGTGTCGCAAGTCTAGCTTCCAGCCAGGATAGCATTTTGCTTCCTTTTGTTCCATGTTGATGGCTGGTTCGTGTAGGTAACGGCGTGATGCAGAATTGGCTGTCTGGAAGTCGGAGTGATGAATGTCTTGACAGTCAGAAGTCGTCCAATATTTAACATGCTGACGGGGACGTGGTGTAGTTCTTGCTTCCCCTCATGATTGGATGGAGTTGTTGCTTTGCCTGAGGTTTGCCTGCTGGAGTGGGGATGATGCGGTGGTTAGCGCTGCTCTGCCTGGCCTGCCTGGCTTGGCAGAGTTGACAGGGGTCTTGACAACTGTTCGGAGAGTTCAATGCTGCCGCATCTGGAAATGGGTTCTTTTCTATACCCAAACGAGTCAAGGCCCGGTGACATGGTGTTGGAACAGAGTTGTTGATGTATTGAAGGAGAAAGTAGCTACTGAGTGCTACggcaagagaaaagaaaccagCCCAGGTTGGCTCTGCTCGGCCAAATTCGGCAGCCAGAATAGCAAGTTCTGTACTCAATCTGTAATTCCTCAGTTTGGTGTCTTCCAGGAGCAACAAAGCTACCTATCTGCTCCACTGTATTATCAGTACCTATCGATTGTTGTTATCTTTGACGACGGGACGTCGGTGGATACCAGTCGTCAACCTTGAAGTCTTTCTCATTGGTCATACCATTGATAGGTAGTGCTTGGCATCCGCTGCTCTCACCAAAACCTACGCGGGGCTGCCCACACACTTCAATGCCACATCATGAAGTCCTCAATGGCGCCTGGAATTCTCATCACCTGCCTCGCAGGCATTGGCGCAGCAGCCGTGCTCCGCGTCTTGTACTGGGCATCGCAGTTCACCCTCTACCACTTCTGGCGACCTTCCAAACCCCTCGCGGCATACAAACGCGCCAGCGACGACAGCTACGCGCTCATCACCGGAGCCAGCGCCGGCATCGGTCTCTCCATCGCCCGCAACATTGTCAGACAAGGCTTCGGCGTCGTTCTCCTCGGCCATCTCCCGGACGAGCTCGAGTCGGCGGCCAAAAGTCTCAATTCCCCGCTTGTGCGAACTCTCGTCGTCAACGCCCGCACCGCGACCCCGGAGGAACTTGAGACGGCGGTCGAGTCAATCTCGGATCTCAACATCTCGATTCTCGTCAACAATGTCGGCGGTTTCCCCATGGCTGATCCGCCGTTGCGACCTCTTAGCACCCTCAGCACGGCTGAAGTTGACGCCTACGTTGACTTGAACGCGCGGTTCATGGCGCGACTTACCAACCTCGTCCTGCCACTCCTTTCGTCAAGTTCTTCAAGAGAGAAACATGAGCGGTCGCTGATATTGAACATCTCTTCGGCCGGGAGGGTTGGGATGCCTTGGATCGTCATGTACAGCGCCACCAAGGCGTTCAACTACGCCTTCAGCATGGGACTGTcgcgggagttggaggatgacCCGACTACGGCGCATATCGACTGCCTTGCTGTTACGCTTGGTGAGGTGCAGAGTCAGGCGAATGTAATGGCGGAGGGTGCGGTGACTGCTGAGAGGTTTGGGGGCTATGTTGTGGGGGGTATCGATGGGGCGGTGAAGAGGGgctggagggaggtgaggccGTACTGGGGGCATGATCTCGCGCTTGGGTTGGCCGATCGGGTGTTGCCTGATGGGATGCTGACGCATTTCgcgagggaggagctgaggttgaagaaggagaggtgggatgggattATGGCCAAGAGGCGCTGATTcgggcggtgatggtgtggaaACTGCGCTGTATTTACATCGTAGGCAGGTACTGAATTCTACACACTTACCAAAGAGATCACTTCAAGCCTGAAGCTCTCCAGAGATTACACTCCGCAGCTTGCCTTCACAGCATTTTGTAAGAAAGATTTGAAGTCTTGTTTGTTTATATTGTGGATGTTAATGCAGTCGTCTTGTAGGCTGATGATCATATCTGCTCACGTCTATCTGTCCCGCCCAAGTACTCGAGTTCATCATCCCTCGCACCTTCGATCAAAAAGAAGTGGTCGGGCTGGCGGTTCATGATCTACCTGGTGTAGTCCCGCACATGAGCCAGGCTGCTCGCCGTGTGCGATGGCTTCGAGTACGGAAGTGGAGAATCTTAACGGCCACGCTTGTGGAACCAGGTGTGGAATCACTAATCGGGTGCCTCCACTTGGCCTTTGCTTTCACGACCTTGCCTTGGTTCCGTTCCTTCTTTGGCATACCTCCCACTTGAAAAGCTTTTGGTGCCATTTGGTTTTCGGCCATTGCCATCTGGATAGCGGTTGACAGATAGATTGCTTAGTACTAAGCTGCATAAGTTGGTGGTAGAGCCGTGGAGGCGATGACTGAGCGTGGATGGTGGGATTCCGTACAGCTCTGTCGCCTCGCGCTGTTACAGTTAACCAAACAGCAGACCGCGCTACATGTGGGGCACAGGAcatccccagccaatcattaaGGAAGTCAGGAAACAGCCAATCAGGGTTGGACGAaagtgctatggcgccaagacccacgagcactctgcaggatgtAAGATGCTCGGAGcgatcgaaggcatagcacgacgagcactctgtAGGATGCAATGTactaggagtgatcggggcCATAGCAGGATGAGCACTTCAGGgtcccaaggtctatatatacggaggaactggctggtgtagatagacagttccgcagtatacAATCGCagcttgtattcacggtatcttgtgtttaGATTGAGACAGCTTTGTTGTGCGCTGTTTAGCCGCACCGAACCAATTATCAGAAGTTACCTTCAACCCGTATCCCTTTGAGAGGTTCtgtacaggggttcgtcacatactataataaaaaagaggggtattaaataatattaaaaacgTTGGTATAGTGTTAGAGATTTCTATAGCTCTCTAGTAAAATAGTGAGAAAACAAATAAACGAACCATAACACTACAAATATATCCTTAATAGGTCTCTAAATAACCTTACTTATGTAATAGTAACTCGCTTATAGGCCGCACTTCACgcaggacaaagaaaagacactataggctcgcaggccacataatagGCAGCAGATTAGCCTAATTAGAGGCTAGAATTACCTGCAGGTATATAAGGTATGAATTacgaagaaaataaaagtcgatgctCTATTTAAAATACAGtatccgaagcagaccgcttatatatataactcCTAAACCCCTAAGACCTTCGAAAGCCCTACTTCCCTACTTATACGCTtaatgtgacgaacccctatccagaacctctgaaagggatactggttgaaggcacttctgaacaatcctggttcggtacagctaaacagtgtacaacaatggcttgtctctatcacaatagtctgaataccaacgattgtgacttgtattgcatactgcggaactgtctatctacaccggccagttcctccgtatatatagacccgtggaccgtggaccgttgacttacagacggtcctcggtccgctcctgattggccggtgccggaccgtggaccgtgagccccaccgcggtccccggtccccatcttattggtccgttgcccatctggaccgtgagccccgctcgacggcgcggtccagaCTTGATTGGttcctcgtggccccactgtcttccagaaccgtgacactTAAGCTTGCGGCTGCACCCTAAACTAATATAATCTCGAGTAAGAGTTATAGGATACAAAATAAAATCCTCATtgtatattatatatttaaatacATAGATTTAAAACAATTATATCTTTAGATTGTAAAATGTAACGAACCTATATACAAAAAATGTAAGCTGCAACAGTCATGCCCGAAATGGGCTGAATAGCTACTTCTCCGCGGACAAGCCCGTGCTTTTTGTAGCCTGAGATATTTGACTTGAAAATGAGGCCACCAATGAGGCGGTTCTCGCAGATGTAGGACGAGAAATAGTCGACACCACGCCTACGGGCAGCATTGGCgggggaaagaagagggTTCTGAGCGGGGTCGGTCAGGTGTTCCAAGTGAGACTTGAGAAACATGTTGCTCTTACCCACGACACAGGGTGCGATACCAACCGTGTTGATGGCGCTGTAGAAATTTTGCGTGGGTGGCTGCCATAAACACTTCTTCGAGCCGACCGCCGTAGTCAAGGAGGCTCTTTGGCTCATTGGTGTCAATGGGCCCCGATAAAAGCGCCtactcttcttctgctgctgtcctAGGCGTCTTTAGATAGATCACGAGAGGTAGCTGGTGGACAAACTTGTAGGGCTTAGTCTGCGCTCCGTCGGGCAAGAACCACAATAGTTTGTCCACCATCCTTCCTGCCGAGTTAGCCCCAAGCCAAACATTACAGTCTGCTATCCAAATGATATCGCCTTTGACCTCCCGATATGCGCGGCTGATGTTGCGGATTTTGGGATTGGGCCCGAGCTTGTCAACGTGtccgccatcgccatgcGACACAGGATCCGGCTCTTCGACGAGCACCTTGGCATCGAAGTCGGGGAAAGCGGAGATGAATTTCCGTGGAACAGGATAGGCTGGATCTGTTGTTGAATCGACGCAGAGGTAGATGGTGAGCTTCGACTTGGGGTAGGCGAGGTGGAAGGTTGACACGACACATTCGTAAAGACCAGCTTCCACGCCTTTTATAGGTCGAATAGCAGTGATGTGCGGCACATCATCTTCCTTGAGGGTCGGGGAGAAAGGTTTCGCGTGAGGAGCAGAGTTATTCCGGAGGCTGAAGACGCAGAGAGGAGATTGTGAGCAAACACCGGAGGCGGTACGATGGTGGGGACGTCCAAGTCGTACATTTTGTAGATACCAATTCCTTGGACGAAAACGATAATGCAGGTCCAGACGAAGCTCACCAAGGCCGCACTGTGAACGATCATCGACATTGGGTCATAGTGAGTAGTCATCGAAGGGAGAGAACAGCAAGGCGCGTAGAAACTTAGGAAAAAGGGCAGTGATCGTGATCAGCAGCTCTGCTGACGGGAGATTTCGGCGACACAGGAATATAAAAACAGAGGTGCATGGCTGGCAAGTTGCATGTCGGAACTCGGAAGCTAAATCTTATGTGGGGCATCATTGCCCTGTCTATTCAACCCTCGCACAGCAAAGAACAATTAAAACTCGCGATGTGATCAATCATTACAGGCATGGCTCGGTAAAATGAGGGTATTTTGTGCATCTATGGAGGCGTCGGGGACATCTTCTGCACTAACACCTCCAGTAGCAGTCCATCCGTCGGCTCTGTATGTAGAATTTCGTCAGTCATCTGCCATATATATCTTCTAGACAGTGTTCAAAGGGGGATTAACTTACCGGCTGAAGATGATTAATACCATCCCACGAGTTCTCATCCCATGCTCCTACCCGACAAAACGGCATTCTGCTTTCGTCCCTGTTCCCGCTCGACCAGTGCTGGTTGCCGGCTGTGAAGTAAAGATCAAACGACATGAACAGCCTCTTTCTCTCGAGGTTCTCGCCCGGTGCCGGCCTGTCCCTCTTGAAGTTCACAGCTCCCTTTTCCTTGCGAATATCAACCTGAAGATCAGTCGGGAATCTCGAGCTTGCCTTGTACCACGTCATCGAGATGCCAAAGTCCGTATTTGCCGATTCGTAGTTCTGTCGTACTTCATTGATATAAGAAGTGACTTCCATAAACATTGCGTT
The sequence above is a segment of the Podospora pseudoanserina strain CBS 124.78 chromosome 5, whole genome shotgun sequence genome. Coding sequences within it:
- a CDS encoding hypothetical protein (EggNog:ENOG503PMJ3; COG:S), with protein sequence MEQKEAKCYPGWKLDLRHIPDNNAIEYPMGIHPDCMKKSSPITVREVAMMLVMDRLSDKPDWHVKVFDDAIADKWRKEALAWPEEDLWNRIDHIQRDPSGDHSWYPKRAKNVLDQASVEYCIEELRHKAEYFKRTSLVPTLDASYMAAKSDTLVSPQLQAALKEGFDRLQADQAVNPDWHPNTNETVQDLVHPSMYPLVYGRSRFFEDEVVGVEDAIDKWAGKGVVIPKWIETRAQTNVRGSVFGKNVEYSYWSDDYQWLPANVKFTEEGGVKFTSYINNLHPVKYKGIYRSLEQLIEKALPMWDQCLTQIHGGWKAIAAGRTEPRMIPENPDDENEELWMPKESLTSNESKKGVGRVGNWQIHNPDEEGLEKEDAEEENDEDEEDEDKEDKGEPVFPPPPPLSKIPKVKYDVTPKRTLRHKFKDTGLQIIVKMASIELTPEKPECPAGGWHVEGMMNEHIVGTALYYLDSENITESQLEFRTCTDDYLQDEGPFENIGQDGFHWMQSVYGAFFGSGSGSACLQHYGSVLTPQGRMLAFPNVFHHRVSGFKLADPTRPGHRRFIALWLVDPFTRIISTANVPPQQAEWWADLTFRGRAGSADSGSEGKIPAEMAQILLERGLAKEQLAEAMASGKVASAWKLPPELVEMVRQELGDALPMTRKEAEEHRLELMKERSGFVKNAESTWREKEYSFCEH
- a CDS encoding hypothetical protein (EggNog:ENOG503P4FA; COG:Q) → MKSSMAPGILITCLAGIGAAAVLRVLYWASQFTLYHFWRPSKPLAAYKRASDDSYALITGASAGIGLSIARNIVRQGFGVVLLGHLPDELESAAKSLNSPLVRTLVVNARTATPEELETAVESISDLNISILVNNVGGFPMADPPLRPLSTLSTAEVDAYVDLNARFMARLTNLVLPLLSSSSSREKHERSLILNISSAGRVGMPWIVMYSATKAFNYAFSMGLSRELEDDPTTAHIDCLAVTLGEVQSQANVMAEGAVTAERFGGYVVGGIDGAVKRGWREVRPYWGHDLALGLADRVLPDGMLTHFAREELRLKKERWDGIMAKRR
- the HSX11_1 gene encoding Ceramide glucosyltransferase (EggNog:ENOG503NX2E; CAZy:GT21; COG:I; COG:M), which translates into the protein MSMIVHSAALVSFVWTCIIVFVQGIGIYKILRNNSAPHAKPFSPTLKEDDVPHITAIRPIKGVEAGLYECVVSTFHLAYPKSKLTIYLCVDSTTDPAYPVPRKFISAFPDFDAKVLVEEPDPVSHGDGGHVDKLGPNPKIRNISRAYREVKGDIIWIADCNVWLGANSAGRMVDKLLWFLPDGAQTKPYKFVHQLPLVIYLKTPRTAAEEEASLTTAVGSKKCLWQPPTQNFYSAINTVGIAPCVVGKSNMFLKSHLEHLTDPAQNPLLSPANAARRRGVDYFSSYICENRLIGGLIFKSNISGYKKHGLVRGEVAIQPISGMTVAAYIFCI